The genomic region TGCACGTGCGGGAAACTATATACTTTTCCTGCCAATGAGGATACATAGACAGGACCGGGAGATTGGATGGACGATTTTGAACTGCTGAAACGGTTTATTGAACAGACCCTGAAGATCCAGTGCGGGAACTACAAGGAGGATTATATCAAGCGCCGCCTCCTCTCCCGCATGCGATCGACCAACACAACAACCTATGGCGATTATCTCCAGTATCTCAAGGCCAATACCCCCGAGCTTGAGGTTCTGCGAAAAGCGCTCACCATCAATGTCACGGAGTTCTTCCGCGACAATGACGTGTATGATGCGCTTAAAAAGGAAGTCCTGCCCGATATCTTCAATTCACGGAAACGGATCCGGATCTGGTGTGCCGGCTGTTCGACCGGGGAAGAGCCGTACTCGATTGCCATGATCCTGCACGAGATGATGTTGCAGAACCCGGAGATCTCGGGCCAGATCTATGCAACCGATATCGACAAGATTGTTCTTGCCAAGGCTCAGGAGGGCATCTACAATGCCAAGGCGATGGTAAAGCTCTCGGAGTCCCAGACCCTTCGCCATTTCACCAAACTCCCGGACGGCAACTACCAGGTCAAACCGCATCTCAAGGAACTGATACGTTTCCGCCCCCATGACCTGATGGGCGGGACCCCGATTGCCCGGTGGCTCGACCTGATCACCTGCCGCAACGTGACCATCTATTTCACGGAAAAACAGAAAGACGATCTTGCCCGCCTGTTTCACGGGGCCCTTGTCTCTGACGGGTATTATATCATGGGGAAGACCGAGTACCTGGGCAGGCAGGTTGAGAACCTCTTCGTTCCCAAAAACTCATCGCTCAAGATCTTCGTCAAGAAAGAGTGATCTCCGCGAGAGTCGGAGATCAGCGCCTCCCGTCCCCTTCTTTTTTTGCCTCGTCCTCTCCTTTTCCCCTCTCGAAACCTTCGGTGAGCTTCCGCTGCAATTCCTGGCGTGCTGCGTGAACCTTGACCTGGTTCAGGACCGTCATGAAATTGACCCCGATGATGACAAGAACCAGAAGCAGGCTCACCCAGAGCATGACTCCCTGGGACGAGAGAAATGCTGCCCAGAGCAGTACGACAAAGGACAGGAGGTAAAAGAGAATCCATGTCCTCAGGCTTGGGAGCTCCATACTCAACGTTATTCCCCTCACGCTTAATAAAATATCGTCGGACTGGTCCGGCATTCCTGCGCTGTCGTCCCGGCTCTTATATCCACTTCCGGACTTCTGGAACCGGGATCCCGTTATTGGGGCGTGGTATCGTCACGTTTTATTACAAATGCTTCCATTATTATGTGTGGAAAAAGGGGATATCCTCACGGTCATTGGCGGACTGGTGCTGGTCGTCATCATTGCGCTCATCGCAAACCCGCAATACCTGTCCTCCCTATCACCCTCAACCCAGCCGGGAATTCCTGTTATTACCCCGATACCAGGGATGACTCCCCGGGAAACCCTGATCCCGATTGTCCTTGTCACTCCTTCGCCGATTCCCACCCCGGCTCCCATCCTTCCGGATGCCCCCCAGTACCGGATTTTTTACACG from uncultured Methanoregula sp. harbors:
- a CDS encoding protein-glutamate O-methyltransferase CheR; its protein translation is MDDFELLKRFIEQTLKIQCGNYKEDYIKRRLLSRMRSTNTTTYGDYLQYLKANTPELEVLRKALTINVTEFFRDNDVYDALKKEVLPDIFNSRKRIRIWCAGCSTGEEPYSIAMILHEMMLQNPEISGQIYATDIDKIVLAKAQEGIYNAKAMVKLSESQTLRHFTKLPDGNYQVKPHLKELIRFRPHDLMGGTPIARWLDLITCRNVTIYFTEKQKDDLARLFHGALVSDGYYIMGKTEYLGRQVENLFVPKNSSLKIFVKKE